A stretch of the Coprobacillus cateniformis genome encodes the following:
- a CDS encoding DUF5662 family protein: protein MKAWKHFKTITKHKMKVGQLCFRIGLYKQGILHDMSKYSLCEFLTGARYYQGTKSPNAVERTEKGYSMAWLHHKGRNKHHWEFWVDFTHKGCQPAEIPAQYIFEMFCDRVAASMIYQGANYRDQFPLIYYKRGKHSYIMHPHSRALLEELLVYLDQNGLEQTLQYIKKRKRDYHL from the coding sequence ATGAAGGCATGGAAACATTTTAAGACAATTACAAAGCATAAGATGAAGGTTGGACAGTTGTGTTTTCGCATTGGTTTATATAAGCAAGGGATACTACATGATATGTCAAAATATTCACTTTGTGAATTTTTAACAGGAGCACGTTATTACCAAGGAACAAAATCTCCTAATGCTGTTGAAAGAACTGAGAAAGGCTATTCAATGGCCTGGCTTCATCATAAAGGAAGGAATAAGCATCACTGGGAATTTTGGGTTGATTTTACTCATAAAGGATGTCAGCCAGCAGAAATACCAGCCCAATACATATTTGAAATGTTTTGTGACCGTGTTGCTGCAAGTATGATTTATCAAGGTGCTAATTATCGTGATCAATTTCCATTAATTTATTATAAACGAGGAAAACATAGCTATATTATGCATCCTCATTCACGTGCATTACTAGAAGAACTATTAGTTTATTTGGATCAAAACGGTTTAGAACAAACACTTCAATATATAAAGAAAAGAAAGCGAGACTATCATCTTTAG
- a CDS encoding LacI family DNA-binding transcriptional regulator gives MATIKDIALKAGVSSASVSRILNNDATLNVPQETRQRVFDAAKELGYEKKKKKFDDTTMTIGIVQWMSPVQETDDPYYLSIRQGVEEFCFQNKISIKRVFQTDVDYLSSLEGVEGLVCIGKYSQKDMDTLKKVCPNIIYLDMNVDPIHEGCIVLDFKNAIRLVIDYFHQLHHQNIGYLGGLEWIDQKRYPDVRKKYFKRFCDQYQMNYNDYIIEDAFSIESGFTMMNELIQNKKVPTAIFAASDPIAIGALRALTQNGYRVPQDVSIIGFDNIDTANYTSPPLTTIFAPTFDMGYMGARMLFDSFRRNENISPIRVQMPCFLIERESCAKRD, from the coding sequence ATGGCTACAATAAAAGATATTGCATTAAAAGCTGGTGTATCTAGTGCAAGTGTTTCAAGAATATTAAATAATGATGCGACTTTAAATGTCCCCCAAGAAACAAGACAAAGAGTTTTTGATGCTGCAAAAGAATTAGGATATGAAAAAAAGAAGAAAAAATTTGATGATACAACTATGACCATTGGAATTGTTCAATGGATGTCGCCAGTTCAAGAAACTGATGATCCTTATTATTTATCAATTCGTCAAGGTGTTGAAGAGTTTTGTTTTCAAAATAAAATAAGTATTAAGAGAGTTTTTCAAACAGATGTAGATTATCTATCTTCATTAGAAGGTGTTGAAGGTCTCGTTTGTATTGGTAAGTATAGTCAAAAAGATATGGATACACTGAAAAAAGTTTGTCCAAATATTATTTATTTAGATATGAATGTAGACCCTATTCATGAAGGCTGTATTGTTTTGGATTTTAAAAATGCTATTCGTCTTGTTATTGATTATTTTCATCAACTTCACCATCAAAATATTGGATATCTTGGTGGTTTAGAATGGATTGATCAAAAACGTTATCCTGATGTAAGAAAAAAATATTTCAAACGCTTCTGTGATCAATACCAAATGAATTACAATGATTACATTATAGAAGATGCTTTTTCAATTGAATCAGGATTTACAATGATGAATGAACTTATCCAAAACAAAAAGGTTCCTACTGCTATTTTTGCCGCCAGTGACCCAATTGCTATTGGGGCTTTACGGGCATTAACTCAAAATGGTTATCGAGTTCCACAAGATGTTTCCATTATTGGCTTTGACAATATTGATACTGCCAACTATACATCTCCACCTCTAACAACCATCTTCGCCCCTACATTTGATATGGGGTATATGGGTGCACGTATGTTATTTGACTCATTTCGACGTAATGAAAATATTTCTCCAATTCGAGTTCAAATGCCATGCTTCCTCATTGAAAGAGAATCATGCGCAAAGCGAGACTAA
- a CDS encoding Sir2 family NAD-dependent protein deacetylase, giving the protein MKIIALTGAGISKQSHIPTFMERPDVREKLFRSYAKRHPEEYNEVIQQLKANMNGAKPNDAHLALAEYKIPIITMNIDGLHRLAGSDALELHGGLPEDDEMDKAYSLYNKPVLYGDPAPQYQKAYEIIFNLQENDILLVVGCSYHTAIACELRDVAKSRGVKIIEIQEDAAHKVRQVLEQLTER; this is encoded by the coding sequence ATGAAAATAATAGCATTGACTGGAGCAGGAATATCCAAACAGTCTCATATACCAACATTTATGGAAAGACCAGATGTCAGAGAAAAATTATTTAGAAGCTATGCAAAGAGACATCCTGAAGAATACAATGAAGTTATTCAACAATTAAAGGCGAATATGAATGGAGCTAAACCAAATGATGCTCATTTGGCATTGGCTGAATACAAGATTCCTATTATAACAATGAATATTGATGGCTTACATAGGTTGGCTGGAAGTGATGCATTAGAATTACATGGGGGTTTACCAGAAGATGATGAAATGGATAAAGCCTATTCTCTTTATAACAAACCTGTCTTATATGGTGATCCAGCACCTCAATATCAAAAAGCATATGAAATAATATTTAATTTGCAGGAAAATGACATATTGCTTGTTGTTGGATGTTCATATCATACAGCTATTGCATGTGAGCTTCGAGATGTTGCAAAATCGAGAGGTGTGAAAATTATTGAGATTCAGGAAGACGCTGCTCATAAAGTGAGACAGGTTTTGGAACAACTCACAGAAAGATAG
- a CDS encoding GNAT family N-acetyltransferase, protein MELRRMRDDDICLIESWLKQDYIAKWFGDYTDWMNEINGRHKEYSFIHHFVVEEENQPIGFCQYYDYCMLPLDDIDLKEPKGTYGIDYMIGDEKRLGKGIGKYLVRLICDKILEENDDVVQIVADPTIEEEKTNIASIKVLEANQFYYDQKSQLYKKIITD, encoded by the coding sequence ATGGAGTTAAGAAGAATGAGAGATGATGACATTTGTTTAATTGAGTCATGGCTAAAACAAGATTATATTGCAAAATGGTTTGGCGATTATACAGATTGGATGAATGAAATAAATGGACGACATAAGGAATATAGTTTTATCCATCATTTTGTTGTTGAAGAAGAGAACCAGCCAATTGGTTTTTGTCAATATTATGATTATTGTATGTTACCACTTGATGATATAGATTTAAAAGAACCTAAAGGGACATATGGAATTGATTATATGATTGGGGATGAAAAACGATTAGGAAAAGGAATTGGAAAATATTTGGTGAGATTAATTTGTGATAAAATTTTAGAGGAAAATGATGATGTTGTTCAAATTGTGGCTGATCCAACAATTGAAGAAGAAAAAACAAATATCGCTTCAATTAAGGTGTTAGAAGCTAATCAGTTTTATTATGATCAGAAATCTCAATTGTATAAAAAGATAATAACTGATTAA